The region GCCGTTATACCCCATATTGTCAATACGATTGATATAAGGTGCTGAATATGAAGCACCACATTTTGCAGCTAAAAATCCCTGCATTGGTGTATAAACAGCTGTTGCCGTAACTAAAATACCTTCTTTCGTCAGTGCCTTCATAGCTTTAAAGCCTTCAGGGACAGATGGAATTTTCACATAAGTACCCTTCCCCAATCTTTGAACAATGCAGTGAGCATCTTCTATCATTCCATCTGCATCTTTTGCTGCAACCTGCACATGAAGTTCTGCTTTATCTCCAATAAATGAACGAATCTCTGTCAGTACATCATATGGGCTTCTCCCAACCTTAGCTAAAATAGATGGATTAGTTGTTACCCCGTCTACCGGGTAAAATTCATAAATATGTTTAATGAGGTCAATGTGAGCATCATCAATAATTAATTTCATATCTTTTCTCCTTTTCACTCTTTTTTATAAAGTCTGCTCTGTACGTTCAATAATATCGTCCTGTGTTTTTTTAGATAGAACATTGAAAAATGCACTATAACCAGCAACACGTACAATCAAATCTCTGTGATCCTCAGGATGTTTCTGTGCATCTATTAATGTCTCTCTGCTGACTACATTAAACTGAATATGATATCCATGCAGTCTATTAAAAAATGTCCTAAGTAGCATAATCAGTTTTTCTTTATTCTCCTCTTTAGAAAGCATTTGCGGTGTCACCTTCTGGTTTAAGAGCACGCCTCCTGTAATTTCTTCTGTTGGAAGCTTAGATACACTCTTAAGCACTGCGGTTGGACCATTCTTGTCAGCTGCATGACTTGGAGAACATCCTTCTGCAAGAGGTTCACCTGACTTTCTTCCATCGGGTGTTGCCAAAGTACCAGCTCCCTGTGGAACATTTGCTGAAATAGAAGAAGTTCCAGCATAATAAATACCACCGATTGGTCCTCTTCCATAACGAGTATTATGATATTTTTTCATCTCATCAATATAAACGTTATAAGCATTCACTACTAGCTCATCTACATAATTATCATCATTTCCATATTTAGGGGCATCCTGAAGCAATGTACGGATTCTCTCATTTTTTTCTCCAGTAAAATCAGACTGTAATGCCTCCCAAAGTTCTGCTGGTGTTGCCTTTTTATCTTCAAATACAACTTTTTTTATTGCTGCTAAGCTATCAGCTAGATTGGCAATTCCTACTTGAAGATCACTGATAAAATCGTATACTGCACCCCCTTCTTTCATATTAAGACCACGCTCAATGCAATCATCCGTAAGTGCTGAGCAAAGAATATCAGCTGTATCCTGTTCCAATACCATATCACAGGTAGCATCAATAATCGTACACTGACGGCACATCTCACGAATCACTTTATCCCAACATTCAAGAACCTGATTGAAACTAGTAAAATTTTCAAAATGTCCAATGCCTTCGCATAATTTTTTACCAGAGCTTGGATCTACGCCATCATTCATAGCTATCAAAAGTGCTTTAGGAAAGTTTAGAAAACTCATACCAGTACAGCGATATCCCCATTTCCCAGGTACAGCTGTCTCTACACATCCAATAGCACTATAATTATAGGCATCTTCAGGTTTTACACCCTTATTAATAAAACTTGGTATAATTATTTCATCATTGTTAAACGCTGGCATACCGAAACCACATCTTACTACTTCTATACATTCCTTCATGAATTCACTTGTGAGTCCATGATGATATCTAACTGTAAGATTCGGCTGTGTAAGATGACATTTTGCAACGCTTTTTAAAATAAGCCAAGACATTTTATTCGTTGCATCTTTTCCATCAGTAGTCTGACCTGCTACTGTTACATTCTGATACAAAGGAGACCCGGCTGAAAACTGTGTATGACTCCAGGAACGAATTTTATTAATTGTATAAGTTTTTAGCCAAAGATTACACATAAGCTCACATGCATTATCTTCTGTAATTCTGCCTGCTCTAAGGTCTGCCTCATAATATGAATTTAAATATTGATCCATTCTGCCATAGGATAAGCTGTGTCCATTTGATTCAATCTGCAAAATTAGGTGCATCATCCATAAACTTTGCACTGCTTCTCTAAAATTATCCGCAGGCTCATAAGGAACCTTTGTTAATATACGGCTCATTTCAAGAAGTTCTAACTTTCGCTTTTCATCCTTTTCCTCTGCTGCCATCTTCTTTGCAAGTTCAGAGTAACGTCCAGCAAACTTTTTAACTGCTTCTACTACAATAAGTATTGCTCTATAGAAATAACTCTTATGAATATTTTTATAATCTGTCAAATCTAAAGCATCCAGTTTTTCTTTTGCTCTTCTTTCATAATCCTTTAACCCAACTTGCAGCATTTTTCCATAATCAACTGCACAGTGAGCATCCCCAGATGTAATATTTCCTTCAGACTTAATAATTCCAAGATCATAATATAATTTTGAATGTGGAGGGAAAGCAGCTAGTCCTCTATCAAGCAAAGTATTATGTTCCCAGAAAGGAGCAATATCTCGAAGCTTCCCTTTATTTTCCTCCGTAATATAAAATACATCCCCATCACGATGTTCAAATTCATCAAGTTCATCAATAACCCATTTCATAGCATATTCAGGAAAAATCGGTGCACTTCTGTTTGTAGATGCCTGATTTCCTGCTATCATTGTCTGTGGTTCAATGAAAATTGTCATCTTCTCAAGCACGTTTTTAAGCATCAATGCTCTTTTTAACGCCAGTGGCTGATCACAATTCTCCTTATATGTTTCTGTTGTAATTATTGCACGTTCTACACATACCTGTGGTTTTGCATTCAATAATTCTTCACGGAAATTTTTCATTCTTGGTGTTAATTCTCCAAAATAACTGCTCATGGTTTCCCTCCTTTTATGTTCGTAACTCAATTATATTTCGTTTGTAATTTAATAATATTATTATTCATATATTTTGTCAACATTAATTTTGTATATAATCATATTATCTTTCATTCGTAACTACTTTTTATTTACATTTAAATAATGATATGCTAAGATAAACATACTAAATAAATAATCATATAAAAAGAAAGGAATGAAACTAATATGAATGAGACTTCTAAATCCGGTATTATTTTTAACATTCAAAAATTCAGCTTAAACGATGGTCCTGGAATACGTACCGTTATTTTTTTCAAAGGCTGTCCCTTAAAATGTAAATGGTGTGCAAACCCAGAAAGTCAGAGTTCTAAAATTCAAATTTTATATGATAAAGAAAAATGCCTCGGTTGTAAAAAATGTATATCCATTTGTCCATCAAATGCAATTTTTAATAAAAATGATGAAATATTTATTCATGATAATCTTTGCTCAGGATGCCAGAAATGTGTGCTAAACTGTCCTGGACATGCATTAAAATCAGAAGGTGAAAGTAAAACAATAACTGAAATTCTAGATATATGCCTACAAGATAAAGTTTTTTATGAGGAAAGTGGCGGAGGAATCACTCTGTCTGGAGGGGAAGCCCTCATGCAACCTGACTTTTCTATAGCAATTTTAAAAGCATTAAAAAGCTTCAACATTCACACTGCCATAGAAACAACGGGTTTTGCATCCCCAGAAATTTTTGACAAAGTGACTGAGTATATTGATCTATTGCTCTTTGATATGAAACATTGGAATGAAAAAAAGCACATAGAGGGAACTCAGGTATCAAACAAACTGATTCTAGAAAATATGAAACGGGCTATTGCTTCTGGTAAAAAAGTTCTTCCAAGACTTCCTGTTATACCTGGATTCAATAATACCTTGGAAGATGCCATGGGATTTGCAGAGAGATTACACGAAGTAGGCTCCAATAAAATTCAGCTGCTTCCCTTCCATCAGTTCGGTGAAAAGAAATATGATATGCTGGGAAAAGGATATTCATTTTCTAATATACCTGCTCTGCACGAAGAGGATTTAACTAAATTCCGTCAAGTTTTTATTGACAATGGAATAGATGCTTTCTTTTAATTAGACTACTCAAATACTTATATTAGCTTTCATTCGAAACTAAATTTTATTGAAAAAGTAACTATTTTCTGCTATAGTTTATGCATACAAATAAGATTGGAGTCATAAATATGAAAAACAGATCACATGAAATACTTGAATTACTTACAAAAGAAAATAAAATAGAAGTGTCTTTGCTTGCGGAAAAATTAGGGGTAAGTCAGGTAACTGTAAGAAAGGACCTAGATAAGCTAGAAAGCAAGGGTATCATAAAGCGTGAACACGGTATTGCCCTTCTTTGCAGTACGGATGATATTAACGGCAGAATCGCTTATCACTATGAAACCAAGCGACAAATTGCAATAAAAGCAACAGAACTTATATCAGATGGCGATACTATCATGATAGAAAGTGGAAGCTGCTGCGCCCTTTTTGCAGATGCTTTAACTGCTTTAAAAAAAGATTTGACCATCATTACAAACAGTGCCTTTATTGCTGATTACATTCGCGGTAAGTCAAATTTTCAGGTTATATTGCTCGGGGGAATTTATCAACAGGATTCTCAAGTTATGGTCGGTCCAATGATCCGCCAGTGCGCTGAAAATTTCTGTGTTGACCTATTCTTTATCGGAACGGATGGTTATTCTTCAAGAGCTGGTTTTACAAACCGCGATCAAATGCGTGCTCAGGCTGTCCGTGATATGGCTCTCCAGGCTGAGCAGGTTGTAGTTTTAACAGAAAGTGAGAAATTCTCCAAGCATGGCGTTATTCCCTTAAATTTAAAGAATGGAGTTAAAATCGTTATAACAGATACTCAGATTCAGGATCAAATTGCTTCCGAACTTAACAATCACAATATTCGTGTGATAACTATTTAGTTCTTATTTTTGAAACAAAGCAAAAGGAGAATTGCCTCCAAAATCTAGACTAATTCTCCTTCTTTATTTTAAATGTCTATTTGCTTCATTTTTATTGCAAACAAAGCTCCTTACAAATTAATGAGGCCATTTCGCTCACTTTATTATTTTCATTATTGCATGCATCTATAATAAGTGATTTATAATTTTCCTTGTAGTTATTGCGCATATAACACAAGGCATCTACTTTCCACTTCCAAAGATTTTCTGGCGATAAATAGAAAAACTTCGGCTGTACCTTTTCGCGATAAAAATTTTCCTCCATCTTCAAAATATTTTCTGGAGTCAATGAGGAAGCTAGCTCCTTAAGTCCTGGAAATTCCATTTCACCCTTCCACTTTCCTTTATTCATAGGGCATACATCTTGACAAATGTCGCATCCATAAATGCAGTTTCCAAACGATTTACTTAGCGATTCTGGCGGCAAATTACCAAAAGCAAAGGTTGTCAAAAATGAAACACATTCTATTGGTGACATGGTATATGGCGCAGAAAGTGATTTAGTAGGGCACGATTTCATGCATAGATTACAAGATTTTGGACACTGCATAACATTATTTGTTTCCTTTAGTTCCATTTCCCTGTCAGTTACCCAAGCTTCAAGTTGAACCCATGAACCAGATTCTGTATATAAAAAATTATTTCTACGAATAATGCCAATTCCAGCCTGCATAGCCGCCCATCGCATTCCTACTACTCCAAATTTTTGATCTGTTTTTACCTTTAGTCCAAGTTCCACCATATACTTTTCCAGCGCACAATTATTCTGATATTCTTTTGTGTTTTTATCCACACGTGTATCAAATAAATACGTCTTAGCTATATGACCTTTTAACTCTTCTGGAATCTTGTATTTTCCATATGCTGCTGTTACCACTACCACAGATTTTGCCCATGGATATATTTTCTTAGGATTAGCCAAATGCTGCTGACTCTGATAGAACATCTTTGATTTTGGAACTTTATTCATACGTTCATTAAATTTTTCGGCATATCCATCCATTAAATCAATTGGGATAATACCACATTTTTCATAACCAAGTTCATAAGCCTTTTTTTGAATCATTTGCGCAATTGTACTCATACTAAAATCCTCCCTACCGAATTGAACCTATTTATTGTCACATCACTTTCTATTCTCTCTCAACTACTATAGCTGTTCCCTGACCACCACCAATACACAGTGTAGCTAATCCCTTTTTTGCATTTCTCTTTTTCATAGCATATAGTAAAGTTACAAGAATACGTGCTCCAGATGCCCCAATAGGATGTCCAAGAGCTATAGCACCACCATTTACATTTACCTTATTCATATCTAATTTTAAATCTCTAGTTACTGCTATACTTTGAGATGCATAGGCTTCGTTAGCTTCAATTAAATCCAGATCCTCAGGTTTTAAATTAATTTTATCTAAAGCTGCTTTAGTTGCATGAAATGCTCCATATCCCATTATTGTAGGATCTAATCCAGCTGATCCATAAGAACTGATTTTTGCAAGTGGTTTTATTCCTAAAGCTTTAGCTTTGTCCGCACTCATTATTACTAAAGCTGCTGCTCCATCATTTAATCCAGATGCATTTCCAGCTGTAACGGTTCCGTTTTCCTTAAAAATAGGCTTAAGTTTTCTTAGCGCTTCTATAGTATTGCCAAACCTAGGGAACTCGTCTTGTCCAAATACTATTTCACCTTTTTTTGTCTTTATTACTACAGGAACTATCTCATCTTTAAACTCTCCATTTTTAATGGCTCTTTCAGCTTTCTGTTGTGATAAAAGTGAAAATTCATCCTGCTCTTCCCTTGTTACCTTCCATCTTTCTGCAACATTCTCGGCAGTCATTCCCATATGATAATCATTAAAGGCATCCCATAAAC is a window of Clostridium pasteurianum DNA encoding:
- a CDS encoding epoxyqueuosine reductase — protein: MSTIAQMIQKKAYELGYEKCGIIPIDLMDGYAEKFNERMNKVPKSKMFYQSQQHLANPKKIYPWAKSVVVVTAAYGKYKIPEELKGHIAKTYLFDTRVDKNTKEYQNNCALEKYMVELGLKVKTDQKFGVVGMRWAAMQAGIGIIRRNNFLYTESGSWVQLEAWVTDREMELKETNNVMQCPKSCNLCMKSCPTKSLSAPYTMSPIECVSFLTTFAFGNLPPESLSKSFGNCIYGCDICQDVCPMNKGKWKGEMEFPGLKELASSLTPENILKMEENFYREKVQPKFFYLSPENLWKWKVDALCYMRNNYKENYKSLIIDACNNENNKVSEMASLICKELCLQ
- a CDS encoding glycyl-radical enzyme activating protein, producing the protein MNETSKSGIIFNIQKFSLNDGPGIRTVIFFKGCPLKCKWCANPESQSSKIQILYDKEKCLGCKKCISICPSNAIFNKNDEIFIHDNLCSGCQKCVLNCPGHALKSEGESKTITEILDICLQDKVFYEESGGGITLSGGEALMQPDFSIAILKALKSFNIHTAIETTGFASPEIFDKVTEYIDLLLFDMKHWNEKKHIEGTQVSNKLILENMKRAIASGKKVLPRLPVIPGFNNTLEDAMGFAERLHEVGSNKIQLLPFHQFGEKKYDMLGKGYSFSNIPALHEEDLTKFRQVFIDNGIDAFF
- a CDS encoding acetyl-CoA C-acetyltransferase; translated protein: MKDVVIVSAVRTAIGAYGKTLKGVPATELGAIVIKEAVKRANIKPEEINEVIFGNVLQAGLGQNPARQAAVKAGLSVEIPAFTINKVCGSGLRSVSLAAQIIKAGDADVLVVGGMENMSNAPFLINNARWGQRMGNDELVDEMIKDGLWDAFNDYHMGMTAENVAERWKVTREEQDEFSLLSQQKAERAIKNGEFKDEIVPVVIKTKKGEIVFGQDEFPRFGNTIEALRKLKPIFKENGTVTAGNASGLNDGAAALVIMSADKAKALGIKPLAKISSYGSAGLDPTIMGYGAFHATKAALDKINLKPEDLDLIEANEAYASQSIAVTRDLKLDMNKVNVNGGAIALGHPIGASGARILVTLLYAMKKRNAKKGLATLCIGGGQGTAIVVERE
- a CDS encoding DeoR/GlpR family DNA-binding transcription regulator, whose amino-acid sequence is MKNRSHEILELLTKENKIEVSLLAEKLGVSQVTVRKDLDKLESKGIIKREHGIALLCSTDDINGRIAYHYETKRQIAIKATELISDGDTIMIESGSCCALFADALTALKKDLTIITNSAFIADYIRGKSNFQVILLGGIYQQDSQVMVGPMIRQCAENFCVDLFFIGTDGYSSRAGFTNRDQMRAQAVRDMALQAEQVVVLTESEKFSKHGVIPLNLKNGVKIVITDTQIQDQIASELNNHNIRVITI
- a CDS encoding transaldolase family protein, which codes for MKLIIDDAHIDLIKHIYEFYPVDGVTTNPSILAKVGRSPYDVLTEIRSFIGDKAELHVQVAAKDADGMIEDAHCIVQRLGKGTYVKIPSVPEGFKAMKALTKEGILVTATAVYTPMQGFLAAKCGASYSAPYINRIDNMGYNGIGVAKSIHDIFKNNGLKTEVLAASFKNSQQILELCEYGIGSATVAPDVIEGLVKNQAITSAVDDFVRDFEGLVGKGKTMSNC
- a CDS encoding glycyl radical protein, with the translated sequence MSSYFGELTPRMKNFREELLNAKPQVCVERAIITTETYKENCDQPLALKRALMLKNVLEKMTIFIEPQTMIAGNQASTNRSAPIFPEYAMKWVIDELDEFEHRDGDVFYITEENKGKLRDIAPFWEHNTLLDRGLAAFPPHSKLYYDLGIIKSEGNITSGDAHCAVDYGKMLQVGLKDYERRAKEKLDALDLTDYKNIHKSYFYRAILIVVEAVKKFAGRYSELAKKMAAEEKDEKRKLELLEMSRILTKVPYEPADNFREAVQSLWMMHLILQIESNGHSLSYGRMDQYLNSYYEADLRAGRITEDNACELMCNLWLKTYTINKIRSWSHTQFSAGSPLYQNVTVAGQTTDGKDATNKMSWLILKSVAKCHLTQPNLTVRYHHGLTSEFMKECIEVVRCGFGMPAFNNDEIIIPSFINKGVKPEDAYNYSAIGCVETAVPGKWGYRCTGMSFLNFPKALLIAMNDGVDPSSGKKLCEGIGHFENFTSFNQVLECWDKVIREMCRQCTIIDATCDMVLEQDTADILCSALTDDCIERGLNMKEGGAVYDFISDLQVGIANLADSLAAIKKVVFEDKKATPAELWEALQSDFTGEKNERIRTLLQDAPKYGNDDNYVDELVVNAYNVYIDEMKKYHNTRYGRGPIGGIYYAGTSSISANVPQGAGTLATPDGRKSGEPLAEGCSPSHAADKNGPTAVLKSVSKLPTEEITGGVLLNQKVTPQMLSKEENKEKLIMLLRTFFNRLHGYHIQFNVVSRETLIDAQKHPEDHRDLIVRVAGYSAFFNVLSKKTQDDIIERTEQTL